The genome window TTGGTtttgtcatttcttcatttccataCCTTTTAAGAAACACTTAATTTTTTATCAACACAAAACAACACCcaggggggaggggcagaaaacaaaaaaaccaacaacaacaaaacaaaaaaccaacaccCAGTCCTGCTCACCCCAGCTGCTGGTTTGAGGAGGATGGGGGACTTTAAAACACGGACGCTGCCAGTTCAGATGCACCCAGCAGCGCAGGGTCCCGGGCCTCATGGAGCTTCTGGCCTAGCAGCCTGCGCTGTAGAAATGCCGTTCCCACACTTCCTTGCTCATGATGACATTCACCCCTCCCCTCCGCCAATAAACAAAGCACCAGCAAAAACCTCCTTTGCCCTGAGTTGGAATGGACTATGATGAACAATTTCCCGAGAGTCAGTAAAAGAGAGAGGGACCctggggtgggagatgggggcGTATCCCTTCCTGGGACTCCCTAGCATACTGAGGGCATTTAGAGACACCACCCAGGCAGCTCCGGGGAAAGGATGTCCTCCAAAGGCAGCAGGGGACCAGGCAGTATGCTTGGGACAGAGGTGTTCACGGCTCTAAACAGAATGTGTCGCACAGCCCTAGGGTCCTTTTCCTGGGTTGGAGCTGAGCACACTGAACActggcctctgcccccagccttgCTCTCCCTGCAGTTGTTATGTGATCTCATTGCTCTTGGGGAAAATTCATTCTCTTCCCGATGGCATCGTCTCTGTTTGGTGTGGGTGCCTCTTTCCCTGCCACAGGCACGGCGGGTGAGACTGGCGTGGGAGAGCCGCCCAGGAGCTCCTTTCCATTCCGAATCATCAGCACACATGACAGTAGGAAGTTGTTTTTcatctttggaaaacaaaagatttagTCTGAAATTATAACAAGTAACCTGTGAATCTGTTGTCTTCCAGGTCTCCAGAGTTCTCGGAGTAACCCCTCCATCCAAGCCACGCTCAATAAAACAGCGCTCTCCTCTTCCCTGAACAGCCACCCGCAGACGTCTGCGGCCAGCACGTCTGCTCTGCACCCCTCGCTCCGCCTGTTCTCCCTGAGCAACCCCTCTCTCTCCACCGCAAGCCTGAGCGGCGCCCCCCGGCGCAGGCAGCCCCCCGTCAGCCCTCTCACGCTCTCCCCTGGCCCTGAGGCTCAGCAGGGTTTCGGCAGACAGCTCTCTTCAACCAGCCCGCTGAACCCCTATCCTGCCTCCCAGGTAAAACAGACAGACCGCAGTTGAACAGGCTGAAGTGTGTGAGAATCGCTTTCCTCCTCTGGGCTGTTTTGGATTCGGTGCACTACTACCCTGAGCATCCGTACAGTCTCACATGCAGTCAGCTCTCTCTTACACGTGAAATCAGAGCAGAAGCGTGAATCATTCAGAATGTGTTGATGATTTTCTAGTAGGAGATTTGCCACGTTGATTACTCTTAAgcaaatattaaacaattttcAGTTACTATAACTCACAAACTTGGGGTTGGTGAACGGTAGGGTGCGGAAAATGCAATCCCAGTATGTCTAGGATGGCTGAGGGAAACCAGGTTGGGATTTCAAAATCGGTATGGGGAATCAGTCAGACTCTATAAGTACATTAAGCCACAGGGGAAagccaaagaaaacatttaataccTTCCTAAAGCTTTGATACTGGATTAGACCTCCTCCCTAATTACAACTACGGATTTAAGAAACAATACTTTTATTGTTCATGAAATAGTAGGAGTAATGAGGATTATATCGCTGTGAAAGGACTTAAAGAAGTCTATGGAGAAAGAGGCACATTTTGAAGTCACAGGCCTGTTATAGACATTCAAGGGCTTGAAACGTTGTATTTGGACTTGTTGACTTTGTCTTTATTCTAAACTCTCAGGGTGGTTCTCTTACCATCATTATCAATGACTATGTTTTTAACCTATTGGTCACACCCTAGACACATTATAACATCACTAACTATTCACCACTTCACCATAAATGAGTAATGATTTAGCCAGGAGGAGCTGACAGAACACAACAGAAGTTAGAAGATTTGGTTGTTAGTCACTCTTTACCAATTACTAGCTATGGCATCTTGATTGTATGAGTAATCCCTTTCAGGTGGGTGAAAGGgcatttcatgctttttttttttttgatgattctttttatgttattagattgcctttaattttattttgcacgattattttataaagtattccTGCTTTCTACTAATAGCTACATTTTAGGGAGACTATGGGTACAGAGTATcccttttagattttttttatttaatatttagattttaaaaataatgttattcatccacatagttttgttttttttttttttttgagacagagtgtcactttgttgccctggctagagtgagtaccgtggcgtcagcccagctcacagcaacctcaaactcctgggcttaagcgatcctactgcctcagcctcccgagtacctgggactacaggcatgtgccaccatgcccagctaattttttctatatatattttagttggccagataatttctttctatttttagtagagacggggtctcgctcttgctcaggctggtctcgaactcctgacctcgagcgatccacccgccttggcctcccagagtgctaggattacaggcgtgagccaccgtgcctggccatacacatagttttaaaagtcaaatagttCTAAAGGGCTTGTTGTAGAATAACAACTGTCTTCCCCTCTCCCGCTAACAATATTTCTCACTGCCTAGAAATGGCGGCTTTCAATGATTTTAGCTAATCTCTTTGGTATAACTGTATGATTTGATGCTTCTTTTGTTCCAGATTTTTGGTGTTGGGCATTATCTAATGATATCCTACCATCAAAGATTAGGATTTAGTTCTCTTTCAACTCTCCCACAacctccaccacacacacacacacacacacacacacacacacacacacacacacacacacacatttcctgcCCGCCCTCCTCATTTATTATAATCTTGGctagaggccgggcacggtggctcacacctgtaatcccagcattttgagaggctgaggcaggaggatcacttgaggccaggagtttgagaccagcctgggcaacatagcgagactctgtctctacaaaaaagaaaaaagaaaaagacttgcTAGAGCAATACTCGGTGTTTAGTGTTATATGGTTATAATAATGTAGTCAGAGTTGAACCACATAGTATACTATGAAATAACaaggtgaatatttttttcctcctaggagttaataaatgtcttaattttttctttggttatcTATGTATGTATTATTAATTCAGGTATTCCTCTCAATACGTTTAAAAACTCCTCTGGTAGCTTTATAGGAAAGAGTGCGTGTGATCTTGCATgacttaaaaatgtctttattctacctgccatttaattaataatttggcTAGATACagaattctaaatttgaaataattttgaccATTGCCTTTTAGGTTCTGGAGAAATCTAATGCCATCTAATGCCATTCTGATTCTTAATACTTTGCGGGAgatctcctttttttcctctggaggCTGCTAGGGTCTTCCTTTTGTCCTCATTGTTCTGTAAGTTCAAGCTAATGTGGCCTGGCGTAAGTCTGGGCATTTGGTGGGTTCCTTTGAAGGaaccagatccccaagtgcagcccctcgaccaaatccaaacttcacagaacaaaccCCTTtgttaaaaggatttgttctgtaaaatttgggttcAGTTAATAGGCCGcgctcaaggatccagaaggccacaggtccCCCGCCTCTGGCTACACACTGATATCCTtcatttctgggaaattttctttaattatttcttcaatatttcttccCTTCCATTGTCTCTGTTCCTGCTTTCTGGGATTCCTGTTGTACGACTGTTGGATATTCTGGACTtgccctctttcctcttttccctctttgtttatttgctctgCTTTCTGGAAGAGTTTCTCAATTTTATCTTCCCAGTCTTCTGTTGAGTTTTCCCTTTCtgatctcatttttaaatttccagttctttttggttctttgaaTGTTCCTTTTTTATAGCATCATACAGATGCAGTATCATCTTTTATCTCTCTGAAGTTTTTAGTGGTAGtttttgttctgattttatttttttataatagaaattttccaaatggcataaaagtagagaacataatattatataatggATCCTTCTATACCTGTTATCCAGCCTCCACAATGATCAGCATTGTTATCTTCTTTAATCCATATCCCcacttttaaaacaatgtatgtaGAGACACATATTACagatatttcagtatgtatctctaacagataaagattttttaatagcTTAAATATCATactgataattttgtttttccctgaCTGCCTCTTCCTACACAGGTCTTTGTTATGTCTGGCCTGGTCTCTGGCCTTTGTGTCACATGCCTTCCTCTGGGCCTGGTGACCACTGGTGCTCTGCTCATGTTTAAGAATAGGACGCTGAGAAGCTGACTGGCAGCTCTGCATACGTGGGTGGGCTTGTTGAGTGTGCTCTTCATTGTAGAATGATCTAGCTTGGTCGTTTCCTTGGGGAACTTCTGATGTCCTACGTTTTAGGATTTCTCTTAGGCTCATCAGATTCCATAAAGGACACCATTCCAATCTTGCATCTTGGCACATGCCTGGATTCCGGCGTTCTGAGAGCTGAGCTGGGAAAGAAAGGCAGAGATCTCAAGACTCAGTGATGAGATGTCCCGTAACCCTGTGTTCTCAGTAGAGCGCCTCACCGAAGGTCCAGAGACCTGTGGCGCGCAGTAGGGAGGGCGGGTGGCACAGAGGCGCAAGCGGGGCAGGGGCCCTGAAGGCCCACTGCCCCTCACAGAAACTGTCACCGGAtccccctgctccctgctgtccccaccaTCAGGGCCTTTTCGGGATTTACTGGTGGGAATCGGATCGCCTCTTGGTCCCCCACGGCCAGCTTAGCGTGTGGCTCTCGGCTCTACCAAGCTGGTTACCAGTCGTCAGTCTGCTTCCCTTGTCCAGATTCTGTTGCTATTCTCCTCTCTCCTGTTATCTTTGTCCTCGTGTTGTTTGTTATCATTTTagtgctatttatttattattgttttagtgTGGTTGGTTAATGCTTATTGTTGTTTACTGTTTAGTGTCTCATTTTAGGAGGGTTTGGGGAGATAGCAGAGCTAAGTGCCTTTTTCAATCTTCCATCTTTAACCAGAAATCGTGgacttacaaaacaaaacaaaacatgattttCACTGAGAAAACCAAGAGGAAATTGGTTAAATTggctgttttcttgtttttcaaaaaaagaaaaaaaagacactagaGATTGTCGTTAAATGGGAAATGCTTTGTGGGGAAGTGAGATTTGAAATACTTTGGGAGAACAGACTCCGGCCTCTCACGGCGGTGCTTAGATGCCACAGTGAGGAAGAGCTCGGGCTTCTCTCTCGCTCTGACGTTTCCTGATCCTGAACGACTCACTACTAGAAACTCAGAAGCTACTTAGCGgctctgtttgtttgttttctagatGGTGTCCTCAGATCGAAGCCGGCTTTCTTTCCTGCCCACGGAAGCCCAAGCCCAGGTGTCCCCGCCGCCCCCTTACCCCGCGCCCCCGGAGCCCCCTCAGCCTCTCCTCCAGGAGGCCCCCgcccagcagccccaggcagccTCGGCGCTGCCCCGGTCCGACTTCCAGCTTCTCACATCCCAGGTGAGTCCCGGCAGGAACGTCGGTGAGGTGGGAACGTTTAATTTGCTCCGAGTTCCAAGCTAACTGGTCACCTCCTTGTTCCCTGAAGGGCTCGTCTTTGACCAACTTCTTCCTGGATGTGGGCTTTGACCAGCAGTCCGTGAGGCCGGGCCCAGCCTTTCCTCAGCAGGTAGGCGACTGCCGCTGTCTTCCCCTTCCTTGGTGCGTCAGCTGCGCATCCAGGCTGTTCGCTGTGCAGAGCCTGCAGGCAAACAGGCCAGATGCGCCACTGCCCTGGTTTCAGGTGTGTTCTGTGCCTGTGAGAGCCTGGGACCTTTCCGAGCCCCACAAGGCTGGTGCGGGCTGGGCTGCTTATGTAGCACCAGGCCTCGCAGAGGAACTATTTGGGCAAGTGGTAGAAGACTCGATGACACTCTTGTCATAGAATCATAGAACCATTAACACTGGAAGGGACCACAGCAGCCAACTAATGTCATGTTGAGGCCACTGAGGCATAGGGAGAGGTGGGGCCGGTCCCGGTAGCAGAGTTGGAAAGCGGTGCGGTGTTTTGTCGGCAGGCCTGTGGGCGCACCCAGCCGTGTGTGGCCTCCTGGGAGAGCCTGGTCTTGGGGGCAGTGGGGCTACTTCCGTAGGGTGTCTCCATCCAGCCCCTTCCTTGTGCTCTTTAGTGCCTCCCTGATACTGACCATTTTTAATAGTCCCAGATTTTATAGTGTTCAATAAGTATAGATTGGGTCCTAGGGTGGATTAAGAGTGAAGGAACAGTTGAGCAGTTTCCGAACTTAATAGTAATTGTGAAATACTTAGCTATTTCCTGAGTGGGCCATGGGGAAGCCTTGTGGTGAGAGCCAATAGTCCTTACTTACCCTCCCATTTTCTAAGGAGCCCATTTTGATCTAGGTGAGAATCAGTGTTTCCCTAAAAAGTGATGGAAACTCCTTCTTTTgggacatttgaaaaaatgacttagaaaattaatttcaggGAAAACACCTAAAATTGGCCCCAGTTAGAACCAGTCCTCACGGAGGCTTTATCATGGACAGGTGCTCACCTGAGGTGCTTCCTTCTGAGTAGGAAAAGGACACGCAGCAAAAAACTCTGTTTTCTggaaaccaaagaagaaaagattccaTCACTTCCTCGGTTAAAGATGGAGCCTCTGAAGGGCTCCCACAATGGTAGTTGGCAAAGGCCTGGCGAGGCCGAGGAGGAGAGACGTCTGAGAGCCAGAGGGGCTGCAGAAACCATGAGCACTGGTGTCCCTCGGGCCGGGCAGCGTGTGGACAGGGAAAAGTCACCCACACTGTGGACCTCAGgggccctcctccaccccagcatcCGCCTGCCTGACAAGAGTACTCTGTGTGTGTCACCGTGACAGCAGAGCACTCTGGGATCCTAGAAAAAGGGAATCTCAGCCAGTTTGCATGTCCGGCTTTGCTCTGCGAGCACATTGCACTATCCACTGGTCCTTGGAAGCCAAGGTCCTTCCTCACAATGTGACCTTTGATGCTTCCAGGTGCCCCTGGTGCAGCAAGGTCACCGAGAACCGCAGGACTCGTTTCATTTGAGACCAAACCTGTATTCCAACTGTGGAAATTTCCCGAACGCCATCCTGCCAGGTGAGCGGGCCACCCCCAGCTTCCTCACTGTTCTTACTTCTCTGTGCTTTAGCAGACACCTGTGTAAGACAGCGTAAACGGCCTAACATGAGGGAAAGCAAACAGTGCAAGTCCCCTGGCTCAGCTTTGCTGTTTGCGACACCAGTGTCTGGCCCCAGGGACCGCGAGGCAGGAGGGAAAGGgccttttctgaaatatttagtcTTAGGTGATTGACAGTTGTTCAAAAGGAGAAAGCCCGCAAAAATGGGGAGTTGTGGAGCTGACTGAAAAGACTATAGATTCCGGCAACTtctcgggcccctctcttgggacccgttaccctcgCCTGGGAGCGCTCAAATAAAGCCttgttgccaaaaaaaaaaaagtgtaaatcCCAAGGCGGGCGCTGTGGGCCCATGAGTGGGCCGTCCCCGGCGCGCACTGTCCTGGCTGGGAAGATGACAGGGAGAGCGTGGGGGGGCAGCCATCAGCAGTCACCTCAGTAGCCCGGGGCCCTCACGCCTCCTAATCGCGCTGTCCCCCTCTCGCTGCTCCTTGCAGAAGACTCGAGCACCAGCCTGTTCAAAGACCTGAGCAGCGCGCTGGCCGGCATGCCGGAGGTCAGCCTGGGCGTGGACACCCCGTTCCCGCTGGAGGAGGAGCTCCAGATCGAACCCCTGAGCCTGGATGGACTCAACATGTTAAGTGACTCCAGCATGGGCCTGCTTGACCCCTCTGTTGAAGAGACATTTCGGGCTGACCGACTGTGAACAGAATGTGACCAAACCGGAGAATTGTTTTCTGAAACAGCCAAAATAGAATGGAATAGAATGGAGCCAGCTAGCACCCCTGGGCTTTAGTTATCTTGACATGGAAGGAACCAGTTCCACAGCTCCAGGCTTTCGGATGAGGTCCCGTCTCAGACGCTGTGGCTTTTTCTAGACCACAGAGCTACGTACTGCCTCCCAGGCCCGTGCCAGAAGGAGCGTCAGGCTGCTGTGGAGCTGCCACCGCCAGCTCCGTGCCATTCCTCCTTTTTATTGGCCATGCAGTCCGCCAGCGCGTAAAAATAGAAAACGACCCGTCACCGGAGGCCTCAGGAGCGTGGATAGCGCTCAGAACCACTGATCCGTCAGCACTGCAGACAGGATCCCGGGGCGGGGTGGCCGGGCCGGCCTGCATAGGTGGCTTGGCCTCAAGCAGCGGGACGGAACTGCAGACGCCGTCTGGGCCTGACTGTGAGGGCGAGGCACCATCCAGCTGGGGACGTCCCGGGGCCCAGTGGGGAGCCCGAGCACGGCTCTCTCAGGTGCCCCGATCATAACATGAAGACATTTTACCACAAGTCGGAGGGCAGGCTCGAGTGAGGCCACCTGAGTGTAATTTGTCTCCCGGTTTGTAATCTTGTTTCTGCTGCTTCACTACACCTTTTCCTTACGGACGGGAGGAGAAGGAAGACTGTCTTATCCAGTCACTGAAAAAGGCTCCAGTGGCAACGGTGAGCCTGCAGAGAACGGTGCTCCTGCTCGGTAGCTGGGGAGGACAGCGGGGCTGGCCGGGGGCTTCAGGGATCTCACAGGCACACGGCATCTTCCAGACAACACCGGGCAAGGACAAGGACAGGCCACCCTCCCTAAGACCGGTGGAGGGAGCCCCTGGAGGCCCTGAGCAGACCCGGCAGCTGAGCTtccctgtccccccccccccgagcTGTTTCTCTGTGGACTAGGGGTGTGATGTCACCCCACTAGACCGTACTCCCTGAGTGGGGACAGTGCCTTATTCCTTATTGAAGCCCTGGTACCTAACAAGTGCCTGGCAGCGCGCTCTGGTGTGCCCGAGTGCGCGCTGCGTGACTGCGTGTGGAATGcatgaatgtgtgaatgaatgaatgagcctgCCTTGCTGCAGGGCGGTCTGATCTGTAGCTATCCCACCCCTGCCAGAGCCTCTCGGAGCTTTACTCTCCTAACACTTGTGCCTATGGCGAGCACGCACTTTAATATGCTTTTAGCATTGGCGACCAAACTGCGATCCAGCCGGGCCCGTCTGCTCGGGGCTGTGCTCCACGGCAAGGAGGGGGAGGCCGTCTCTGAGTGGGGCCTCCCAGTGCTGCGGCCGGAGGGACCCTGGCCAGGCCCCCACCTTGAGAGATCTTCCCTTTCAGATCCATGTTTTACTCTAAATTGCTTTCAGTAGAGATTCATTCTTTGAGGCTGAAGAAATAGTTTACAGTATAATGAAGCCCCAGTTCATGGAACCATCATTAGTCATTGATACCTTACCATGAAATAGTCTGACCGGATTCCACCACTGTCTGCCTCCCCACGCTGGGCTAGGCCTGAGCAAGAAACCCGCCGGCAGGTCTGAAGGGGGCGGAGTGCTGAGGGCAGCTCTAGGTGAGGAGAAGGTGGCGGGGGTGCGGGGGGCGAGGAGAACCCCGATGGAAAGATGGAAGATGCCGGAACCTCTGCCTGGACAGCCGCTGCCCTCTCGGGATCCCAGGTGTGTTGCTGAGTGTCGCTGGACTGCCCCCGCCCAGAGAGGCAGGTCTGCACGATGAAGGTCTGAACCTGACACATCTGTCCCTTACAGCAAGAAGAGCCTTTGTCACCAGACCTGGGCTGCATAGCCTTTCCAGACCTCGTCCCACTTCGCTTCTGCCCTCAGAGGCCTTATTTCTGACCTTCATGTCACCCCCGGGGCGCACCACTCCCCCTTCCTCTGGACGCCAAGTGTTCCGGTTTCACATCTGCCCCGAGCCTTCAGTGCTGAATGGTGAAATCAAACGCGAGTCCTCCTTGCCTGATTTCTGGCTCAGGAAGGGGCTTCTGGCCTCCCTTTGCAGCCTCATCCCCAGTTAAACGTTCAGATCCCTTTATGCTTGAGATCTCAGAGGGGGGTGACTTTTTGTTAAAGTAAAAGGGCCTTTAGCTGCAATGCTCCCCAGCACCCCCGTGTGCTGAAAGAAGCCAGCTCTTGTGTCAAAGGCCCCAAAATCTGATCTCGCCCTTCAGCAGGGAGTGGTGCTGATGTTGtcagagttttaatttttgaaaaagaggtTGCAGCATTATCCATGCTTCCCATAGTGCCTTACCCGTGGGGATCATGGTGCTGGGGTCCTAGCTCACTTTGTCTGCATAGCATCCCTGCCTGACAACAGGAGACCCCAAGACCTACACGAGGCATTGCCGCCCCCCTCCCCAGGCATTCTCTGGGGCACCGTGGAAATGGAGGCTTCCAGGGGAAGTGATCTGTTTGGGGAAGTATACTGATGACAATGTGCTTCAGCACTGAATTAAATTTGTCCATAGGTCCTTCAGTCCAATCTTTTCTTGTGACAAGGTTGTGGACATTATACAACCCACCTTGCCTAGGTGGTGTCGGGGACACGCCAGGGGGGACAGTGTGGCCCTAACCCTTCAGCAGGTAAGCCTGCACTCACTGCTGCCTTTGTAACAAGCCTGCCACGGTCCTCTGCCTTTGAAGGTGCCACACACTTCAGAATAAACTATCTTTCAATACTTAGTTTTGTCACAAGAAATCGATCGTTGTACTACTGCCATTTGCTAGCAGTTACACAGCATAGAACTGAATGCCTATCTGTGTTTCCATTTTGTCCCTCGTATGGTTGTGGTTTTTAGGATGCAGGGTGTTAGGGGAAAATTTTCTTGATGGTGTCAAGATGAACATAAATTCTCCTTCATCCTGTTGCATCTCTCCTAAGTCTACTGTATATTACCTGAGCTGAGACATTGTATATTCCAGTCTGTTCACGTATTTGAGGACGATTCCCGTCTGACTCTTGTTGGCTCTTCTGACTTCTGCACAGATGGTTCCAGTGCGTTTCCATTGCTTCGTGATGGGACCATCGCAGCAGCTGATCAGACTTCCTGCCCGTGTCCTAACTCCCAGGGCCCCCTGTTAAACAATATTTAAGGATTGGAATTTGTACAAAGTAGCCTCCAAGTTTTATAATGCATCATTTTACAACTTTGATAATTAAAAGCAGCACAATAAGGTTGTATCTGCATTCGGTGTTTTCCTTCAGCCTCAGGTGAGCCGACTTGGTGGAAAGCCTTTCTCTCCCACCACCTCCCGCTCAGCTTGGCCTCCAGTTCAGACTTCTGGGCCTTGGCAGGGCGGGCCTCGCACCAGTGCTTGCCAGACACTGTCACTACAGGTGTCTGGGCTCTCCGTCCCTTCACCTGCAGCGGCTCAGTCTTCTGCCTCCCGCTGCCAGCAGCCCTGCAGACCCCTGCAGacccctgctccagccccacccttCCCCAGCTTCCCTGCCCCAGCAGGGTTCACAGCAAACAGCTGCACCCAGCGCTGTCATAAAAGTGACTGTCCCCTTCTGAAATCTTACTCAGAAATCCCATTTCTGACCTCAAGTTCCCAAGCCTCCATTTCTGCTCTGGTCCACACACACCCCGTTCTTTAACTCCACTGAGAATTCTGCCCCTTGTCCCCTCTTTTCTCAGCCTGCCTGTCCTCTCCTGGCAGCCCTTCCTCCAGCCTTGTCCTCCAGTTAGGGACATTCGTGACACTCTCAGTACCGTCCTGCTCTGACCTGAGCTTCACGGTTTTTGCTGCTGGGAGCCCTGCCGGGAGAACCCAGCAGTGCCACACTGTCCGCTGACCCAGTCCTCTCCTGCCGCCCGGGGCACCCATACCTCCTCCTCAAGCCCTCACTGGACCTCGCAGGGGCCTCCTCTCTTCTCGCCCAGCAATTCCAGGCCATGGGGGCCAGCTCCCTCAGCCATCCACTTGCTCCTCATTCTGTCGCCTTTCCCCTGCAAACTTGCCCGAGTCTGTccccatcctcctgccttccctTGTGTCCCTATGCTATACCTGGGTTCTTGTTTTTGCATGTTTCATTGATCTGATCTTTTTCCAAGGGCTTGCTGCCACTCCCTTAGGCCTTCTACCCAGCCCTCTCCATCAGCCTATGACTGTGCCTCAGTCTCCATCCAGCCCTGCTGCCTTCCTGTCCTGGAGGACAGCTCATGTTCAACGCCACTCCCAGCCCTTCCCACCCACAGCCCATATCTGCAAACTCCCTCTGCCCTGCACGATGCCAACTCTTCTGGCCTGTCCCAGTCCTGTCCAGTGTCAGTCCCTGTCCTGCTTGACCCTTCCATGTGTATCCCCCTCCTGCACCATCTTTTCTTCTTCGGATCAGCTGTCCCCAGGCCACCCTGTCCAGTCCTCCAGGCTGCTGACCCTCACATTTATCCCCCTAACCCCACCTGCCTGTCAGCTCAGGCTCATTCCCACTCCACCCCACGCCACCTTCAGCTTGTCCTTCTTAGATCTATGTGCTGCAACAAGCACTCGAGAGTCTCCTTCCCCACAGCACTCCGAACTCTGCAAGGACAGAATTCtacatccccagtgcctggcacatagtaggtgctcgataaatattttACAACTGTTGATCTGTCCTCCCTGTCTTGGAGTGCAGGCTCCCCCTACCCCCATGCTCAAGCTGGAGAGTGAAGCCATTCCCCAcactcctcctccacctctcaGATCCAGGCTGAGTCCCGACGGGCTGCCTTGGGAccccattcctctctccctcGCCTGCGCTAACTTCATCTGGCTCCCTCCTTATCTCCCGCCCCACCAGGCAGCCTCTACCTGCCCTCAGAATTTAGCAGAGCAACAAATTTTCCTTAATCTCTCTGTacttcagtgtcttcatctataaaacgggACAACAAGCACCCCATTTCATGGTGCTGTGATGGTGAAATGAACCCACACAATTCAAGCACTTAGAATTGTGCCCTGTACGTAGTAAACAATAAATGGCaattactataactttttttttttttgagacagag of Lemur catta isolate mLemCat1 chromosome 9, mLemCat1.pri, whole genome shotgun sequence contains these proteins:
- the CRTC3 gene encoding CREB-regulated transcription coactivator 3 isoform X3; the protein is MGFCDGESDGHGEVVSFPGPLTEENLLSVPKPLPEQLWETTEIQSLSGRPRSCDVGGGNAFPHNGQNIGLSPFLGTLNTGGSLPDLTNLHYSAPLPASLNTSDHVFGSMSVGNSVRNLPAAMTHLGIRSSSGLQSSRSNPSIQATLNKTALSSSLNSHPQTSAASTSALHPSLRLFSLSNPSLSTASLSGAPRRRQPPVSPLTLSPGPEAQQGFGRQLSSTSPLNPYPASQMVSSDRSRLSFLPTEAQAQVSPPPPYPAPPEPPQPLLQEAPAQQPQAASALPRSDFQLLTSQGSSLTNFFLDVGFDQQSVRPGPAFPQQVPLVQQGHREPQDSFHLRPNLYSNCGNFPNAILPEDSSTSLFKDLSSALAGMPEVSLGVDTPFPLEEELQIEPLSLDGLNMLSDSSMGLLDPSVEETFRADRL